Proteins encoded in a region of the Triticum dicoccoides isolate Atlit2015 ecotype Zavitan chromosome 3A, WEW_v2.0, whole genome shotgun sequence genome:
- the LOC119267456 gene encoding phosphoribosylaminoimidazole carboxylase, chloroplastic-like isoform X1 has protein sequence MHARLLSAPSRAAAASTSSSTPSAGCRPSWKPRPPSRSSASLPPLSLLRAGASMEPASTEGQSDPPVHGVSDRVVGVLGGGQLGKMLCQAASQMGIKVAILDPLKDCPANSVCHEHVVGSFNDGDAVREFAKRCDVLTFEIEHVDAVTLEKLEKQGVVCEPKASTIMIIQDKYRQKDHFSKFGIPLTDFVEVDTLSSIEKAGEMFGYPLMVKSKRLAYDGRGNAVAHDKNELSSVVSSLGGFEHGLYVERWTTFAKELSVIVARSRDGSTVCYPVVETIHKDNICHVVEAPAEIPEKMKKLAASVAEKAVKSLEGAGVFAVELFLTNDNQVLLNEVAPRPHNSGHHTIEACYTSQYEQHLRAILGLPLGDPAMKAPTAIMYNILGEDEGDSGFVLAHQLIKRALNIPGASVHWYAKPEIRKQRKMGHITIVGPSLFSVKEHLNKLLQRDTDGQKKVRPRAAVIMGSDSDLPIMKDAAAVLEKFNIPFELTVVSAHRTAERMYAYASSAKERGLEVIIAGAGGAAHLPGMVASLTTVPVIGVPIWTKSLQGMDSLLSIVQMPKGIPVATVAIGNAENAGLLAVRMLASRDPELSDSRVNEYQQDLEDSVLVKARLLEELGSDKYLQQYKQP, from the exons ATGCACGCCCGGCTGCTCAGCGCtccgtcccgcgccgccgccgcctccacctcctcctccacccccTCCGCCGGCTGCCGCCCCTCCTGGAAGCCGCGGCCGCCAAGCCGGAGCTCCGCCTCGCTGCCGCCTCTCTCGCTGTTGCGCGCCGGCGCATCCATGGAGCCCGCTTCGACCGAGGG GCAGAGCGACCCGCCTGTGCATGGCGTGTCCGATAGGGTCGTCGGGGTGCTGGGGGGCGGCCAGTTGGGGAAGATGCTGTGCCAGGCGGCCAGTCAGATGGGGATCAAAGTGGCCATCCTGGACCCCCTCAAGGACTGTCCTGCAAACTCCGTCTGTCACGAGCATGTCGTGGGGAGCTTCAATGATGGTGACGCGGTCCGCGAGTTTGCGAAGAG GTGTGATGTTCTAACTTTTGAAATTGAGCATGTCGATGCTGTGACACTTGAGAAGCTTGAAAAACAGGGTGTTGTTTGTGAACCCAAAGCCTCTACCATCATGATTATTCAG GACAAGTACAGGCAAAAAGACCATTTCTCAAAATTTGGAATTCCGTTAACTGACTTTGTTGAA GTAGATACTTTGAGTAGTATAGAGAAAGCTGGGGAAATGTTTGGCTACCCTCTAATGGTAAAAAGCAAAAGATTGGCATATGACGGTCGTGGGAATGCTGTTGCGCATGATAAAAATGAGCTATCTTCTGTTGTTTCTT CGTTGGGTGGGTTTGAACATGGCTTGTATGTTGAGAGGTGGACAACATTTGCAAAG GAGCTTTCTGTAATTGTGGCAAGGAGCAGAGATGGCTCTACGGTTTGTTATCCTGTCGTTGAAACCATTCATAA GGATAACATCTGTCATGTTGTTGAAGCTCCTGCTGAGATACCCGAGAAAATGAAGAAGTTAGCTGCCAGTGTAGCTGAAAAAGCTGTCAAGTCATTAGAAGGTGCTGGTGTTTTTGCTGTCGAACTATTTTTAACAAATGACAATCAG GTTTTATTGAACGAAGTAGCCCCTAGGCCTCACAATAGTGGACACCATACAATTGAGGCTTGTTACACTTCACAATATGAGCAACACTTACGTGCTATTCTTGGACTTCCTCTTGGTGATCCTGCAATGAAAGCACCCACAGCAATAATGTACAACATCCTGGGCGAGGATGAG GGCGATTCAGGATTTGTTTTAGCCCATCAGCTGATTAAGAGGGCGTTAAATATTCCAGGTGCATCAGTCCATTGGTATGCAAAGCCAG AGATTCGGAAGCAAAGAAAGATGGGTCATATTACTATTGTGGGGCCTTCTTTGTTCAGTGTGAAAGAACATTTGAACAAGTTGCTGCAAAGGGACACAGATGGCCAGAAGAAAG TTAGACCTCGCGCTGCGGTTATAATGGGTTCGGATTCAGATCTTCCCATAATGAAAGATGCTGCAGCAGTACTGGAGAAATTCAACATACCTTTTGAG CTTACAGTTGTTTCGGCACATCGTACAGCAGAGAGGATGTACGCTTATGCATCGTCTGCTAAGGAAAGGGGCTTAGAGGTCATTATTGCAGGCGCAGGCGGAGCAGCTCACTTACCAG GGATGGTGGCTTCATTGACCACTGTACCTGTAATTGGAGTCCCCATCTGGACGAAGTCATTACAGGGAATGGATTCCCTCCTATCTATTGTGCAG ATGCCGAAAGGTATTCCTGTTGCTACTGTTGCAATTGGAAATGCTGAAAATGCAGGCTTGTTGGCAGTTCGGATGCTTGCCTCAAGAGATCCTGAGTTGTCGGACAG CAGGGTAAATGAATACCAGCAAGATTTGGAAGACAGTGTGTTGGTCAAAGCAAGATTGCTTGAGGAATTAGGTTCAGACAAATATCTGCAGCAATATAAGCAGCCTTGA
- the LOC119267456 gene encoding phosphoribosylaminoimidazole carboxylase, chloroplastic-like isoform X2, which translates to MHARLLSAPSRAAAASTSSSTPSAGCRPSWKPRPPSRSSASLPPLSLLRAGASMEPASTEGQSDPPVHGVSDRVVGVLGGGQLGKMLCQAASQMGIKVAILDPLKDCPANSVCHEHVVGSFNDGDAVREFAKRCDVLTFEIEHVDAVTLEKLEKQGVVCEPKASTIMIIQDKYRQKDHFSKFGIPLTDFVEVDTLSSIEKAGEMFGYPLMVKSKRLAYDGRGNAVAHDKNELSSVVSSLGGFEHGLYVERWTTFAKELSVIVARSRDGSTVCYPVVETIHKDNICHVVEAPAEIPEKMKKLAASVAEKAVKSLEGAGVFAVELFLTNDNQVLLNEVAPRPHNSGHHTIEACYTSQYEQHLRAILGLPLGDPAMKAPTAIMYNILGEDEGDSGFVLAHQLIKRALNIPGASVHWYAKPEIRKQRKMGHITIVGPSLFSVKEHLNKLLQRDTDGQKKVRPRAAVIMGSDSDLPIMKDAAAVLEKFNIPFELTVVSAHRTAERMYAYASSAKERGLEVIIAGAGGAAHLPGMVASLTTVPVIGVPIWTKSLQGMDSLLSIVQMPKGIPVATVAIGNAENAGLLAVRMLASRDPELSDRVNEYQQDLEDSVLVKARLLEELGSDKYLQQYKQP; encoded by the exons ATGCACGCCCGGCTGCTCAGCGCtccgtcccgcgccgccgccgcctccacctcctcctccacccccTCCGCCGGCTGCCGCCCCTCCTGGAAGCCGCGGCCGCCAAGCCGGAGCTCCGCCTCGCTGCCGCCTCTCTCGCTGTTGCGCGCCGGCGCATCCATGGAGCCCGCTTCGACCGAGGG GCAGAGCGACCCGCCTGTGCATGGCGTGTCCGATAGGGTCGTCGGGGTGCTGGGGGGCGGCCAGTTGGGGAAGATGCTGTGCCAGGCGGCCAGTCAGATGGGGATCAAAGTGGCCATCCTGGACCCCCTCAAGGACTGTCCTGCAAACTCCGTCTGTCACGAGCATGTCGTGGGGAGCTTCAATGATGGTGACGCGGTCCGCGAGTTTGCGAAGAG GTGTGATGTTCTAACTTTTGAAATTGAGCATGTCGATGCTGTGACACTTGAGAAGCTTGAAAAACAGGGTGTTGTTTGTGAACCCAAAGCCTCTACCATCATGATTATTCAG GACAAGTACAGGCAAAAAGACCATTTCTCAAAATTTGGAATTCCGTTAACTGACTTTGTTGAA GTAGATACTTTGAGTAGTATAGAGAAAGCTGGGGAAATGTTTGGCTACCCTCTAATGGTAAAAAGCAAAAGATTGGCATATGACGGTCGTGGGAATGCTGTTGCGCATGATAAAAATGAGCTATCTTCTGTTGTTTCTT CGTTGGGTGGGTTTGAACATGGCTTGTATGTTGAGAGGTGGACAACATTTGCAAAG GAGCTTTCTGTAATTGTGGCAAGGAGCAGAGATGGCTCTACGGTTTGTTATCCTGTCGTTGAAACCATTCATAA GGATAACATCTGTCATGTTGTTGAAGCTCCTGCTGAGATACCCGAGAAAATGAAGAAGTTAGCTGCCAGTGTAGCTGAAAAAGCTGTCAAGTCATTAGAAGGTGCTGGTGTTTTTGCTGTCGAACTATTTTTAACAAATGACAATCAG GTTTTATTGAACGAAGTAGCCCCTAGGCCTCACAATAGTGGACACCATACAATTGAGGCTTGTTACACTTCACAATATGAGCAACACTTACGTGCTATTCTTGGACTTCCTCTTGGTGATCCTGCAATGAAAGCACCCACAGCAATAATGTACAACATCCTGGGCGAGGATGAG GGCGATTCAGGATTTGTTTTAGCCCATCAGCTGATTAAGAGGGCGTTAAATATTCCAGGTGCATCAGTCCATTGGTATGCAAAGCCAG AGATTCGGAAGCAAAGAAAGATGGGTCATATTACTATTGTGGGGCCTTCTTTGTTCAGTGTGAAAGAACATTTGAACAAGTTGCTGCAAAGGGACACAGATGGCCAGAAGAAAG TTAGACCTCGCGCTGCGGTTATAATGGGTTCGGATTCAGATCTTCCCATAATGAAAGATGCTGCAGCAGTACTGGAGAAATTCAACATACCTTTTGAG CTTACAGTTGTTTCGGCACATCGTACAGCAGAGAGGATGTACGCTTATGCATCGTCTGCTAAGGAAAGGGGCTTAGAGGTCATTATTGCAGGCGCAGGCGGAGCAGCTCACTTACCAG GGATGGTGGCTTCATTGACCACTGTACCTGTAATTGGAGTCCCCATCTGGACGAAGTCATTACAGGGAATGGATTCCCTCCTATCTATTGTGCAG ATGCCGAAAGGTATTCCTGTTGCTACTGTTGCAATTGGAAATGCTGAAAATGCAGGCTTGTTGGCAGTTCGGATGCTTGCCTCAAGAGATCCTGAGTTGTCGGACAG GGTAAATGAATACCAGCAAGATTTGGAAGACAGTGTGTTGGTCAAAGCAAGATTGCTTGAGGAATTAGGTTCAGACAAATATCTGCAGCAATATAAGCAGCCTTGA